In a single window of the Desulfatiglans anilini DSM 4660 genome:
- a CDS encoding flagellar FlbD family protein, giving the protein MIEVVLLDNSKMWLNPLHIFSIRSKPDTVITFTTKQTLTVRDSVQELCRKIDDYFRFINPGCSSFDIESTDGTGGPGLVRQER; this is encoded by the coding sequence ATGATCGAGGTTGTGCTGCTCGACAATTCGAAGATGTGGCTGAACCCCTTGCACATATTCTCCATCAGGTCGAAGCCCGATACGGTCATCACCTTCACGACGAAGCAGACCCTGACCGTCCGGGATTCCGTGCAGGAGTTGTGCAGGAAGATCGACGACTATTTCCGGTTCATCAATCCCGGATGCAGCTCTTTCGATATCGAATCAACCGATGGAACCGGCGGGCCGGGATTGGTTCGGCAGGAGAGGTGA
- a CDS encoding WecB/TagA/CpsF family glycosyltransferase yields MKDYTEPILGLGVTQATLDACIDRILSGLGSRAERQVVACLNPHSIVLARRDPVFSMALRDADIVVPDGTGIVFASRILGGAIRERITGSDIFREVNLHMNRRGGYRCFFLGSTYKNLERIRDKFSRQYPNVEIAGMYSPPFKPDFDENDTRDMVAAINAARPDVLWVGMSAPKQEKWIYLNRRRLDAALIAAVGAVFDFYVGTVKRAPRWFLEHGLEWLPRLIQEPRRLWRRNLVSTPLFLSLVLHEKRSRFR; encoded by the coding sequence ATGAAGGACTACACGGAACCTATCCTTGGCTTGGGCGTTACACAAGCCACCCTCGATGCCTGCATCGATAGGATCCTTAGTGGGTTGGGGTCCAGGGCCGAACGTCAGGTCGTGGCGTGCCTGAATCCGCACTCCATCGTTCTGGCGAGGCGGGACCCGGTGTTCTCGATGGCTCTCAGGGATGCGGACATCGTCGTGCCCGACGGAACCGGGATCGTCTTCGCATCGCGTATCCTTGGCGGTGCGATTCGCGAGCGCATCACGGGGAGCGACATCTTCCGCGAAGTAAACCTGCATATGAACCGGAGGGGCGGATACCGGTGCTTTTTCCTGGGATCGACCTATAAAAACCTCGAACGGATCCGCGATAAGTTTTCAAGGCAATATCCCAACGTCGAGATTGCTGGGATGTATTCGCCGCCTTTTAAACCCGATTTCGACGAGAACGACACGCGAGATATGGTTGCTGCGATAAACGCTGCCCGCCCCGATGTTTTGTGGGTAGGGATGAGCGCTCCGAAGCAGGAAAAGTGGATATACCTGAATCGGCGTAGGCTCGATGCGGCGTTGATCGCTGCGGTCGGGGCAGTGTTCGATTTTTACGTTGGGACTGTGAAACGCGCTCCGCGCTGGTTTTTGGAGCATGGTCTCGAATGGCTGCCGAGGCTCATCCAAGAGCCCCGGCGGCTGTGGCGCCGGAATCTTGTTTCCACCCCCCTTTTTCTGAGCCTGGTTTTGCACGAGAAGCGGAGTCGATTCAGATAA